In one window of Palaemon carinicauda isolate YSFRI2023 chromosome 2, ASM3689809v2, whole genome shotgun sequence DNA:
- the LOC137617344 gene encoding uncharacterized protein has protein sequence MCNQIKEYCKNCKWGIPLLAFFIGIGCTAITAYVEITFLSIFFGLCTALFGSPVLYHIHQDVKDCIERRFSRDSDQTPSVASRNQVMNPEPVSVPTISASMKAGGTPQGEESPPDYYEVIRSYTTTLEKS, from the exons TATTGTAAAAATTGCAAATGGGGAATACCACTTCTGGCCTTCTTCATAGGAATCGGATGCACAGCCATAACTGCCTACGTTGAAATAACGTTTCTGTCCATATTTTTCG GACTGTGCACAGCATTATTTGGATCCCCCGTCCTCTATCACATCCATCAAGACGTCAAAGACTGCATTGAACGTCGTTTTTCCAGAGACAGTGACCAGACACCAAGTGTTGCTTCTAGAAACCAAGTCATGAACCCAGAGCCCGTCAGCGTCCCAACAATATCAGCATCAATGAAGGCAGGAGGTACACCACAGGGAGAGGAGAGCCCACCAGATTATTATGAAGTCATTAGAAGTTATACTACGACTTTGGAGAAGTCGTAG
- the LOC137617354 gene encoding uncharacterized protein translates to MEEGRAKTIRLITIFAVCSLLVVLALVWIFAGIDSYSNHVLESCMALLFVLLIFTVVDAIWKPFTSGPSSASDFSRHRDSDTGSTNMDFPLVYSESPPAYEDVVGAPFQETSFSEVSGPRNDRSLGAVSISTATNGSRSSNGMPTYETSSTREAGPGTATSGHSPEPWAGQISVAADIDFEEIYIPRRFSPFFSEESSVQSSYTTSRELQLSVNCLPTYEEALMTVQSESRNPTGSDASTQDNNLIVFM, encoded by the exons GCAAAAACGATTCGCTTGATCACTATTTTCGCAGTGTGTAGCTTACTAGTTGTCTTGGCTCTCGTGTGGATCTTCGCTGGCATCGATTCATACAGCAATCATGTCCTAG AATCCTGCATGGCCCTTCTCTTTGTTCTGTTAATCTTCACAGTCGTAGACGCGATTTGGAAACCTTTCACTTCCGGGCCGTCCTCGGCCTCTGACTTTTCCAGACACCGAGATAGTGACACGGGCAGCACAAACATGGACTTTCCTTTGGTATATTCTGAGTCTCCTCCTGCCTATGAAGATGTCGTTGGTGCGCCTTTCCAAGAAACCAGTTTTTCAGAAGTCTCAGGTCCTAGGAATGATCGCAGCCTTGGCGCAGTATCTATTTCTACTGCGACGAATGGATCGCGCTCAAGCAACGGCATGCCCACCTATGAAACTTCCAGTACACGTGAGGCTGGTCCAGGCACAGCCACCAGTGGCCACAGTCCAGAACCCTGGGCTGGTCAAATTTCTGTGGCTGCAGACATTGATTTTGAGGAAATATACATCCCGAGGAGGTTTTCccccttcttcagtgaagagagcTCTGTCCAGAGCTCATATACGACGTCCAGGGAGCTACAGCTTTCTGTTAATTGCCTTCCTACGTACGAAGAGGCTCTTATGACCGTTCAATCAGAGTCTCGGAACCCAACTGGCAGCGATGCCAGTACGCAGGACAATAATTTAATCGTATTCATGTGA